A single region of the Capra hircus breed San Clemente chromosome X unlocalized genomic scaffold, ASM170441v1, whole genome shotgun sequence genome encodes:
- the KLF8 gene encoding Krueppel-like factor 8, whose protein sequence is MDELINNWEVQLNSEGGSMHMFKQVTGPVQIRDSLKRADRGNMTSPPLLDANSMKNPALLNDIKIEPPEELLANDFNLPQVEPVDLSFHKPKAPLQPASMLQSPIRSPKPQPASQTLVVSTSTSDTGSSASIRTVLTPSSILASSQGTGGHQILHVIHTIPSVNLSNKMGSLKAIPVVVQSLPMVYTTLPADGNPAAITVPLIGGDGKNVGSVKVEPTPISPLEIPSDNEENAIESGSLQGIQGLQQEPAAMTQMQEESLDLKRRRIHQCDFAGCSKVYTKSSHLKAHRRIHTGLPTSTLTTPCHMHTKSLRERKRRKS, encoded by the exons gtCACTGGCCCTGTTCAAATTAGAGATTCCCTTAAGAGAGCAGACAGAGGTAATATGACATCTCCACCACTCCTGGATGCCAACTCCATGAAGAACCCGGCATTGTTAAATGACATCAAGATTGAGCCCCCAGAAGAACTTCTGGCTAATGATTTCAACCTGCCCCAGGTGGAACCAGTTGACCTCTCCTTTCACAAGCCAAAGGCTCCTCTCCAGCCTGCCAGTATGCTGCAATCTCCAATACGTTCTCCCAAGCCACAGCCTGCTTCCCAGACTCTTGTAGTGTCCACTTCAACATCAGACACAGGCAGTTCAGCAAGCATCCGTACTGTTCTGACTCCAAGCTCTATCCTGGCCTCATCTCAGGGCACTGGTGGCCATCAGATCTTACATGTGATTCACACCATCCCCTCAGTCAATCTGTCAAATAAGATGGGTAGCCTGAAGGCCATCCCAGTGGTGGTGCAGTCGCTGCCCATGGTGTATACTACTTTGCCTGCAGATGGGAACCCTGCAGCCATTACAGTCCCACTCATTGGAGGAGATGGCAAAAATGTTGGCTCAG tgAAAGTTGAGCCCACCCCTATATCTCCACTGGAGATCCCAAGTGACAATGAAGAGAATGCAATTGAGAGTGGATCCTTACAGGGTATTCAAGGACTACAGCAAGA ACCAGCAGCAATGACACAAATGCAAGAAGAGTCCCTTGACTTGAAGAGAAGACGGATTCACCAATGTGACTTTGCAGGATGCAGCAAAGTGTACACCAAAAGCTCTCACCTGAAAGCCCACCGCAGAATCCATACAGGTCTGCCCACCTCTACCCTAACTACCCCCTGCCACATGCACACCAAATCtctgagagaaaggaagagaagaaagtccTGA